From Phyllopteryx taeniolatus isolate TA_2022b chromosome 18, UOR_Ptae_1.2, whole genome shotgun sequence, the proteins below share one genomic window:
- the dpf3 gene encoding zinc finger protein DPF3 isoform X2 has product MATAIQNPLKSLGDQFYKDAIEHCRSYNARLRAERSVRMPFLDSQTGVAQNNCYIWMEKYQRQPGRTSGQMYAYPARCWRKKRRLHPPLDPQLRLCELRLEAELAPKREGPPGEATALEALLRSDSLLEKKSNVCKEEETLLEIQRVLEAEENGDGFQDDEDFEADTPKRKNRNRGKNRGSSRKKTEAVNADEQDKPYVCDICGKRYKNRPGLSYHYTHTHLAEEEGGDEEKETELAPSPPRYSDNHKPQKGPDGVIIPNDYCDFCLGDQDSNRKTGQAEELVSCSDCGRSGHPSCLQFTDNMMHAVRTYQWQCIECKSCSLCGTSENDDQLLFCDDCDRGYHMYCLKPPMTQPPEGSWSCHVCVDLLKDKASSFGEA; this is encoded by the exons GCTGGGTGACCAGTTCTACAAGGATGCCATCGAACACTGCCGCAGCTACAACGCCCGCCTGCGTGCGGAGCGCAGCGTGCGGATGCCCTTCTTGGACTCGCAAACCGGCGTTGCCCAAAACAACTGCTACATCTGGATGGAGAAGTACCAGCGGCAGCCAG GCAGGACGTCGGGACAGATGTATGCCTACCCGGCTCGTTGCTGGCGAAAGAAGAGGCGACTCCACCCGCCCCTCGACCCCCAGCTACGCTTGTGTGAGCTTCGGCTAG AGGCCGAGTTGGCCCCCAAGCGCGAGGGCCCGCCGGGGGAGGCCACAGCCCTGGAAGCCCTTCTCAGAAGCGACAGCCTCCTGGAGAAGAAAAGCAACGTGTGCAAGGAGGAGGAGACTTTGCTGGAAATACAG AGAGTGCTGGAGGCCGAGGAAAACGGAGACGGCTTTCAAGACGACGAAGACTTCGAGGCCGATACGCCGAAGAGGAAGAACAGAAACAGAGGCAAA aacagaGGCTCCAGTCGCAAGAAGACCGAAGCGGTCAATGCAGATGAGCAGGACAAACCTTACGTTTGTGACA TCTGCGGAAAGCGCTACAAGAACCGTCCTGGGCTGAGTTACCACTACACGCACACTCACCTGGCAGAGGAGGAAGGGGGCGACGAGGAGAAGGAGACCGAGCTGGCCCCGTCCCCCCCGCGATACTCTGACAACCACAAAC CTCAGAAGGGTCCCGACGGCGTCATCATTCCCAACGACTACTGCGACTTCTGTCTCGGAGACCAGGACTCCAACCGCAAAACGGGCCAGGCCGAGGAACTGGTGTCCTGCTCCGACTGTGGACGCTCCG GCCACCCATCGTGTCTGCAGTTCACCGACAACATGATGCACGCGGTGAGAACGTACCAGTGGCAGTGCATCGAGTGCAAGTCCTGCAGCCTCTGTGGCACTTCAGAAAACGAC GACCAGCTGCTGTTCTGCGATGACTGTGACCGAGGCTACCACATGTATTGCCTCAAGCCGCCCATGACCCAGCCTCCAGAAG GCAGCTGGAGTTGTCATGTCTGTGTGGACCTGTTGAAAGACAAGGCCTCATCCTTTGGCGAAGCATAA
- the dpf3 gene encoding zinc finger protein DPF3 isoform X1: protein MATAIQNPLKSLGDQFYKDAIEHCRSYNARLRAERSVRMPFLDSQTGVAQNNCYIWMEKYQRQPGRTSGQMYAYPARCWRKKRRLHPPLDPQLRLCELRLEAELAPKREGPPGEATALEALLRSDSLLEKKSNVCKEEETLLEIQRVLEAEENGDGFQDDEDFEADTPKRKNRNRGKNRGSSRKKTEAVNADEQDKPYVCDNRHKQKHNSKKAEEVCGKRYKNRPGLSYHYTHTHLAEEEGGDEEKETELAPSPPRYSDNHKPQKGPDGVIIPNDYCDFCLGDQDSNRKTGQAEELVSCSDCGRSGHPSCLQFTDNMMHAVRTYQWQCIECKSCSLCGTSENDDQLLFCDDCDRGYHMYCLKPPMTQPPEGSWSCHVCVDLLKDKASSFGEA from the exons GCTGGGTGACCAGTTCTACAAGGATGCCATCGAACACTGCCGCAGCTACAACGCCCGCCTGCGTGCGGAGCGCAGCGTGCGGATGCCCTTCTTGGACTCGCAAACCGGCGTTGCCCAAAACAACTGCTACATCTGGATGGAGAAGTACCAGCGGCAGCCAG GCAGGACGTCGGGACAGATGTATGCCTACCCGGCTCGTTGCTGGCGAAAGAAGAGGCGACTCCACCCGCCCCTCGACCCCCAGCTACGCTTGTGTGAGCTTCGGCTAG AGGCCGAGTTGGCCCCCAAGCGCGAGGGCCCGCCGGGGGAGGCCACAGCCCTGGAAGCCCTTCTCAGAAGCGACAGCCTCCTGGAGAAGAAAAGCAACGTGTGCAAGGAGGAGGAGACTTTGCTGGAAATACAG AGAGTGCTGGAGGCCGAGGAAAACGGAGACGGCTTTCAAGACGACGAAGACTTCGAGGCCGATACGCCGAAGAGGAAGAACAGAAACAGAGGCAAA aacagaGGCTCCAGTCGCAAGAAGACCGAAGCGGTCAATGCAGATGAGCAGGACAAACCTTACGTTTGTGACA atagacacaaacaaaagcATAACTCAAAAAAGGCTGAAGAAG TCTGCGGAAAGCGCTACAAGAACCGTCCTGGGCTGAGTTACCACTACACGCACACTCACCTGGCAGAGGAGGAAGGGGGCGACGAGGAGAAGGAGACCGAGCTGGCCCCGTCCCCCCCGCGATACTCTGACAACCACAAAC CTCAGAAGGGTCCCGACGGCGTCATCATTCCCAACGACTACTGCGACTTCTGTCTCGGAGACCAGGACTCCAACCGCAAAACGGGCCAGGCCGAGGAACTGGTGTCCTGCTCCGACTGTGGACGCTCCG GCCACCCATCGTGTCTGCAGTTCACCGACAACATGATGCACGCGGTGAGAACGTACCAGTGGCAGTGCATCGAGTGCAAGTCCTGCAGCCTCTGTGGCACTTCAGAAAACGAC GACCAGCTGCTGTTCTGCGATGACTGTGACCGAGGCTACCACATGTATTGCCTCAAGCCGCCCATGACCCAGCCTCCAGAAG GCAGCTGGAGTTGTCATGTCTGTGTGGACCTGTTGAAAGACAAGGCCTCATCCTTTGGCGAAGCATAA